In Arachis hypogaea cultivar Tifrunner chromosome 7, arahy.Tifrunner.gnm2.J5K5, whole genome shotgun sequence, the genomic window taaaaataccccttgctaaaaaaattataagccCGGCGGAAAAGTCCGCCCCGCTCCGCCAAAGCCCGCAGTTTAAGCGGTGCGGATTAGGCAGGCTTTTACTATTTGGCGGTCCTAATTTTTCAGCCCAGTCCGCTTTTTTTAGCGGGTTACACGGGCCggcccggcgggtttaggccTATTTGCCACCCCTAGATGAGTGGTATCATAACATGGTATTGGAGCTCCAGATCagaaaggtcaagagtttgatccttggtgaactccaatTTTGGATATTATGGacgatgttcattttgtaactcatatagtccattgtacacattgtataaatattttattggctccctagcaggactttaaacaattttagttaaattattatataataattcttaattattaattttataaaaataattacatataaatttttatccgCAAATATAGATAAAACATTAAAATTGAATGTATGTTGATTCGTTCACCTATCATAGACACATTTATTTGTATGTTTCACTAATGTTATATATTATAAGTGTATTGCTAATAGTTAAcaatatatgaattaaaaaatattttatataaaaataattattaaattaatcattatgtattatgtatatttatattatataattttttaactaattaatcagtcatcaataaaataattaaatatataataaacaaataatcaaatttgtttacgataatataataattttttaataaaatattaaaatttctatATGCAATAATTTATTAATGATTTATCTTTAGTATACACGTAATTCGATCGAATGTaccattattattaaaatatgtttttcatataaaattcaattatatTATTATGCATGGACATTATCGAAGTATATAACGATAATAACAAGCATTATTAAGCATGTTACGGGAGAAACTAAGAAGAGACAAGTCATTATTAAGCATGATCCATTCGAGGAAACCACGGAATTAGTATGTTAGATcacaaaaacaaataattttactaTGTTTCCCATTCCAAGGATCCTGTTTTTCTttgatgttcttcttcttcttcttcttcccttctttggTGAGTCTAATAATTCATCATTAGAATCTGATCCTTTCTTCAATTTCCTTAGTGCTATTGACCCAAAAAATGTTCTCAACATAAGTAATAGCAATGTTATTATTGGTTCATCACCATGCTTGGTCaacttgaataataataataataataacaatggtgtTATTATTATAAGATGCAACAAAAATGCCACCAATATTGTTGAGATAAGGCTTGAGAATTTGAACCTTAGTGGCACAATTGATGCTGATTCTCTATGCAAGCTTCAAGAATTAAGGGCTCTTAGCTTAGCCAACAACAACATCAAAGGCAAAATCCCACACTCAATTTTGCATTGTACAAGGTTGATGTATCTAAATCTTACAAGAAATCAATTGAGTGGGAATGTACCTTCTAGATCCTTAGCCAAGTTGAAATTCCTCAAAAAATTGGACATATCCAACAACAATTTCATCCATGGTGTGATCCAAATTAAGCATGAGTTCATCAAGGGTAGTATTGTAAATTCATCACCACAATCAAGTGTTTCAAGCAATAATGATACCTCAAATAatggatcatcatcatcatcatcatcatcatcatttccaaTAATATCTATGAAATTGTTAATACCATTGATATTAGGGCTTGTAATTCTTTTAGTATCACTTATCTTTGCCTTCAAGAAATTACCAAAGCTATGTAGAGAGGGAATAATAAAAGTACTAAGAAGTCATCAAGTTTCTCCATCACAAAAGTCCATAACAAGTGATCAAATGGTGAAGAAGGGTGGTTTAGAAGATTCACCATCACTAGGGCTTGTGTTCTttgttgaaaaagaagagaggttCACCATGGAGGAGTTGCTTCGCGCCGCGGCGGATCTAAGGAGTGAGAGCTTTTGTAGCAGCCTATACAAGGTGAAGCTTAATAATGTGGAGAATAATGTTCAATACTATGCTGTGAAGAGGTTAAAGAATGTTCAAGTTTCTTGTGAAGATGAGTTTGGAGAAACATTGAGGAAGATAAGCAAATTGAAGCATCCAAATATTCTTCCACTTGTTGGCTACCGTTCTACAAgtgaagagaagcttgtcatCTACAAATATCAAACCAATGGAAGCCTCCTCAATCTCTTGAATGGTAACTATATTTTAGTTCATATAACATTgcaattttttctctattttttatttctttcaaatgttgcattgcattgcataataACTTGGTAAAAATAAGCAAATATGCAAAGTGTataccaaaaattaattattaaattaattttttgtatataatatatattaaaatataaaattatattaaaaatgtgtaaaataaatatacacataataaataatataatcactaattaattggttaattttttattagaatcgttaaaatagattaaatttaTTGAACCAATCTATTTATCTATTCGAGTAACCACACTAACTTATAAACTAAAcaagtagttttttttttaaagtgatCGCTTTTGgccaataatttttttgattCATCCTGAAAACTTGACCCATATATGAAAAAAGGTGTattgtttatttaaattttttatttaaaaataatattttttaaataatttttaaaaattaaaataaaaaaataaataaatcaatctatTGAACTGGTCATAAGATGAAAAAAGTATGGTTTatgaataagataaatttaaatgGACCAAATTATTTAATCTACAGATTTAGACGAAACAGATTTAAATAATCCAATCAgacttatttaataattttattttttatgtaaaaataatatttttttaatatcacaTTATTTGTTGAAAAGTCAAATATGATCTCTTCAGTTTATATTctttacaatatatataattgtttCTGATAATTTATTTCAGTAAAAAAATACTCTAAatatcacatttttttaatttatagttgAACATTTTCAAATGAAGTAATATATATTATGGTTTTTTTCCCCTTATTACCTTCTATATTAATATTCTCTAGTCACGAATTTCTTTATGTTGCAAGCAGATTACATAGCAGGTAGAAAACATTTCCCATGGAAACTGCGTCTCTCTATAGCATGTGGAATTGCAAGGGGTATGGCCTTCATATATAGGAAGAAgttgaataacaataacaaagaagaagaagatgattccATTATTCCTCATGGGAATCTCAAGCCATCAAACATAC contains:
- the LOC112703877 gene encoding pollen receptor-like kinase 5; the encoded protein is MFPIPRILFFFDVLLLLLLPFFGESNNSSLESDPFFNFLSAIDPKNVLNISNSNVIIGSSPCLVNLNNNNNNNNGVIIIRCNKNATNIVEIRLENLNLSGTIDADSLCKLQELRALSLANNNIKGKIPHSILHCTRLMYLNLTRNQLSGNVPSRSLAKLKFLKKLDISNNNFIHGVIQIKHEFIKGSIVNSSPQSSVSSNNDTSNNGSSSSSSSSSFPIISMKLLIPLILGLVILLVSLIFAFKKLPKLCREGIIKVLRSHQVSPSQKSITSDQMVKKGGLEDSPSLGLVFFVEKEERFTMEELLRAAADLRSESFCSSLYKVKLNNVENNVQYYAVKRLKNVQVSCEDEFGETLRKISKLKHPNILPLVGYRSTSEEKLVIYKYQTNGSLLNLLNDYIAGRKHFPWKLRLSIACGIARGMAFIYRKKLNNNNKEEEDDSIIPHGNLKPSNILLNENNEPLISEHGLTKFMDPNRSGFLLSSQGYTAPEKCISEKSDVYSFGVILLELLTGKSIEKSRIDLARWVRSMVREEWTGEVFDKKVGPNEHQWAFPILNVALTCVTRFQENRPTMGEILERIEEVMDEQEHQEQIASSRCCSNGSKDCCSLHKIIPDTWDSPGSNY